From uncultured Roseateles sp., the proteins below share one genomic window:
- a CDS encoding SurA N-terminal domain-containing protein, producing the protein MFDFVRKHTKVLQFFLLLLIFPSFVLFGVEGYSRFTEGGNAKVAAVDGQGITQAEWDAALRDQSERMRRQAPNVDPKLLDSPEAKREALDALVRDKVMQTAAAKQHLVVSDERLQRLFQADPQFAFLRMPDGSVNKAMLAAQGMSVASFEQRLRQDLTLRQVLQGVSGTTVTPAANSAAAFDVLLQQREVQVQRFNVKDYLGRITPTEAEIEAFYKDAANAALFQSQETASIEYLVLDLEALKKDVSVPEDKLREYYKTNESRYTVAEERRASHILIKVEKSASADDKAKAKARAEALLAEVRKAPATFADVARKNSQDPGSAAQGGDLDFFGRGGMTKPFEDAAFAMKQGEISNVIETEFGYHILMLTAVRGGDKKSFDSVRAEVEDEVRKQVAQTRYAESADQFSNLVYEQADSLKPAADKLKLTVQTATVQRKPLPAATGVLASPKLLDAVFGVEALRNKRNTEALETAPNQMVSARVVKHDPARLLPLADVKPLVLDRLVKKMAVAQAKKDGEARLEALKKGADAAGLEPAQTVSRVQARDLSRTMVEDIMRADASKLPAWVGVDGGETGYAVVRIVKILPRDPAVIDAKRADQQYTQAWSAAEAAAYFSALKTRFKVELKPVAAALAASAATP; encoded by the coding sequence ATGTTTGATTTTGTCCGCAAGCACACCAAAGTGCTGCAGTTCTTCCTGCTGCTGCTGATCTTCCCGTCGTTCGTGCTGTTCGGTGTTGAAGGCTATTCGCGCTTCACCGAGGGCGGCAACGCCAAGGTTGCCGCAGTTGACGGGCAGGGCATCACCCAGGCCGAGTGGGATGCAGCGCTGCGCGACCAGTCCGAGCGCATGCGCCGTCAGGCACCGAATGTGGACCCCAAGCTGCTGGACTCGCCCGAGGCCAAGCGCGAAGCGCTGGACGCCCTGGTGCGCGACAAGGTCATGCAGACCGCCGCCGCCAAGCAGCACCTGGTGGTCAGCGACGAGCGCTTGCAGCGCCTGTTCCAGGCCGACCCGCAGTTCGCTTTTCTGCGCATGCCCGACGGCAGCGTCAACAAGGCCATGCTGGCCGCACAGGGCATGAGTGTTGCTTCGTTCGAGCAGCGTCTGCGTCAAGACCTGACCCTGCGTCAGGTGCTGCAGGGCGTCAGTGGCACCACGGTCACGCCGGCCGCCAATTCGGCCGCCGCCTTCGACGTGTTGCTGCAGCAGCGCGAGGTGCAGGTGCAGCGTTTCAACGTCAAGGACTATCTGGGCCGCATCACCCCGACCGAAGCCGAGATCGAGGCCTTTTACAAGGATGCGGCCAATGCTGCGCTGTTCCAGTCGCAGGAAACCGCCAGCATCGAGTACCTGGTGCTGGACCTGGAGGCTCTGAAGAAAGACGTCAGCGTGCCGGAAGACAAGCTGCGCGAGTACTACAAGACCAACGAATCGCGCTACACCGTGGCCGAGGAGCGCCGCGCCAGCCACATCCTGATCAAGGTGGAGAAGTCGGCGTCGGCCGACGACAAGGCCAAGGCGAAGGCCAGGGCCGAAGCGCTGCTGGCCGAGGTGCGCAAGGCCCCGGCGACCTTTGCCGATGTGGCCCGCAAGAACTCGCAGGACCCGGGCTCGGCCGCACAGGGCGGTGATCTGGATTTCTTCGGCCGTGGCGGCATGACCAAGCCTTTTGAAGACGCCGCTTTTGCCATGAAGCAAGGCGAGATCAGCAATGTGATCGAGACCGAGTTCGGCTATCACATCCTCATGCTGACGGCCGTGCGTGGCGGCGACAAGAAGAGCTTCGACAGCGTGCGCGCCGAAGTCGAGGACGAGGTCCGCAAGCAGGTGGCGCAGACCCGTTATGCCGAGTCGGCCGACCAGTTCAGCAATCTGGTCTACGAGCAGGCCGACAGCCTGAAACCGGCCGCCGACAAGCTCAAGCTGACCGTTCAGACTGCCACCGTGCAGCGCAAGCCGCTGCCCGCAGCCACTGGCGTGCTGGCCTCGCCCAAGCTGCTCGATGCCGTGTTCGGCGTCGAGGCGCTGCGCAACAAGCGCAATACCGAGGCGCTGGAGACAGCCCCGAACCAGATGGTTTCGGCGCGAGTCGTCAAGCACGACCCGGCCCGCTTGCTGCCCCTGGCCGACGTCAAGCCGCTGGTGCTGGACCGCCTGGTCAAGAAGATGGCCGTGGCTCAGGCCAAGAAGGATGGCGAGGCGCGGCTGGAGGCATTGAAGAAGGGGGCCGATGCCGCCGGACTGGAGCCCGCGCAGACCGTGTCCCGCGTGCAGGCCCGTGACCTGTCGCGCACCATGGTCGAGGACATCATGCGCGCCGATGCCAGCAAGCTGCCCGCCTGGGTCGGTGTCGATGGCGGCGAGACCGGCTATGCCGTGGTGCGCATCGTCAAGATCCTGCCGCGTGACCCGGCTGTGATCGATGCCAAGCGCGCTGACCAGCAGTACACACAGGCCTGGTCCGCCGCCGAGGCCGCCGCCTACTTTTCGGCGCTCAAGACCCGTTTCAAGGTCGAGCTCAAGCCGGTGGCTGCTGCGCTGGCCGCTTCGGCCGCCACGCCCTGA